GGTAAGGTCGACGTGAAGCGGGGTGACCGAGACATATCCCTCCGCCACCGCTTCGAGGTCCGTGCCGTGGTCCAAGGTATGTTCGATGTCCTCGAGTCCGAACCAGTAGTAAGGCCGCCCGCGCGGGTCCGTCCCTTCTAGCAGCAGGCCGCGAGCGTAGTCGTGGAAGCCTTGCCGCACCACGCGAATACCCTTCACGTCCGCAGCGGCCCGTGCCGGGAAGTTGACGTTGATCACGGTCCGCTTGGCCATCTGCAAGTCGAGCAGCGGGGCGAGGACTTTCTCCGCCCATGCTTCAGCCGCCGCAAAGCCGTGGCCCGCGTCGCGCATGGCCTGGCTCAGCGCCACCGCCGGAATGCCGGCGAGCGCCGCTTCCATCGCCGCGGAGATCGTGCCCGAATAGGTCACGTCGTCGGCCAGGTTCTCGCCATTGTTGACCCCGGAGATCACCAGGTCCGGTGGGCGATCGGGGAACAGCTTGCGCAGCGCCAGGTTCACCGAGTCCGTCGGCGTGCCCGTCACCGAATAACGCTGCTTGCCGTGCTCGCGCAGCCTGACCGGCAGGTGCAGCGTCAGCGAGTGTCCCGCGCCGGAGTTCTCCTCTGTCGGGGCGCAGACCCAGACATCGTCCGACAGCTTGCGGGCGATCGCCTCCAGCACCTCGAACCCCGGAGCATTGATGCCGTCGTCGTTGGTGAGGAGGATGCGCATCAGGCTGCCGGGACGAGCTTGTCGATCCCACCCATGTAGGCCGTGAGCGCGGCAGGAACGGAGACCGATCCGTCTTCCTGCTGGTAGTTCTCCAGCACCGCGACCAACGTCCGGCCGACGGCGAGGCCCGAGCCGTTGAGGGTGTGCACGAAGGCAGTGCCCTTCTGCCCCTCCGGCCGGTAGCGCGCGTTCATGCGCCGCGCCTGGTAATCGCCGCACCAGCTGATCGAGCTGATCTCGCGATAGGCGTTCTGGCCCGGCAGCCAGACTTCGAGGTCGAAAGTCTTCTTCGCCCCCGCGCCCATGTCGCCCGCGCAGAGCAGCATCTTGCGATAGGGCAGGCCAAGGGTTTCGAGAATCGCCTCGGCGGATTCGACCATGTGCCCGTGTTCAGCCTGCCAGTCTTCGGGACGGCAAATCGTGACCAGCTCGACCTTTTCGAACTGGTGCTGGCGGATGAACCCTCGCGTGTCCTTGCCCGCCGCGCCGGCTTCCGAACGGAAGCACGGGGTGAGGGCGGTGAGGCGGATCGGCTGCGACAGGTCGTCGAGGATCTGTTCGCGCACCGAGTTGGTCAGGCTGACCTCGGCGGTCGGGATCAGCCAGCGGCCATCGGTAGTGCGGAACAAGTCGTCAGCGAATTTGGGCAGCTGTCCGGTGCCGTAGACGGTTTCGTCACGCACCAAGAGCGGCGGGACGCACTCGACATAACCCCTTTGGGCAGTGTGAAAGTCGAGCATGAACTGGGCCAGCGCCCGGTGCAGCCGCGCCATCTGTCCGCGCAGGAAGGCGAAGCGTGCGCCGCTCATGGCGGTGGCGGTCTCGAAATCGAGCCCGAGGATCGGACCGAGGTCGGCGTGTTCCTTCGGTTCGAAGGCGAAGGTGCGCTGTTCGCCCCACCGCGCCACTTCGAGGTTGGCGGTCTCGTCATCGCCCTCGGGTACTTCTTCGGCCGGGATGTTGGGCAGGGCGGCGAGCACGGCATCGAGTTCGACACCGAGGGCGCGGTCTTCTTCCTCCAGCGCGGGCAGGGTGTCCTTGAGCTGTGCCACTTCGGCCTTGAGCGCTTCTGCCGTGGCGGTGTCGCCCTTGCCCATGGCGGCGCCGATCGCCTTCGAGGCTTCGTTACGCCGAGCCTGGGACTCCTGCACCCGCGTGGTTACCGAGCGGCGACGTTCATCGAGCTCGAGAATGCGGGCCGCAACGGGCTCCGTTCCACGCCGGGCAAGTCCGGCATCGAAAGCCTGCGGGTTTTCGCGAATGGCGCGTAGATCATGCATGGCCGCGGCCTATGCCCCTTGGCCCCGGATATTGTCCAGTGTCGAGCGAGTTTCGAACGCTGAACGCAAGGGCAATACCCCTCGGGCCTAATCCCTTCGCCCATTTGAATTAGCGAAAAGGCTATGTCAGTCTTTGACCTGGGGGTGACATTACAAGGGGCGACTGCTGTTCAAGTTGGGGCGTCAGTGAAAGGCCAGGCAGGGCTGTCGGGAGGTGTCGCGGGCGACCCTGCTCGGGCTGGTGCACGAGGCCATGTTGCGTTCGCCTTGCCAGGTCTGGGAGCGGGCGGGGCGGAGCGCGTCGTCAGCATCATCGCCAACGCCATGGTGAAGCGCGGATGGCGCGTAACGGTCCTGGCCTTCGACGAACCGGCGTCGCGTTCCTACTACGAGTATGACCCGGCGGTAGAGATCGTCAGCCTTGGCTATGCGCCTGCCCGGCGACCGGCGATCGAACGGACCCTGCGCACGGTTACGCGTATTCACGTTCTGCGGCGGGCGCTGGAGCGCCTGCATCCCGACGTGGTCCTGAGCTTCCTCACCCGCACCAACGTAGTCGCCTTGCTCGCTACCATCGGCATGGACATTCCGGTGGTCGTCTCTGAACGCAACAACCCGGAAGTCCAGAACTTCGGCCGGATCTGGTCGGTCCTGCGCTCCAAGCTCTATCCGTCGGCGTTCGGCCTCGTGACGATGACGGCCGACGCCATGGACTTCTTTCCCGAGAAGATGCGGCGCCGTGGATGGGTGATCCCCAATCCGGTCATGCCTCCCGCCGTACAAGTCCCGGCCCAACCTTCCGCCACCAAGACCGTGGTGGCCGTGGGCCGGTTGGTCCAGCAAAAGGGCTTCGACTTGCTGTTGCGGGCTTTTGCCAGGATTGCCGCCAGCCATCCTGACTGGAACCTCGTGATCTGGGGCGAAGGCGAAGAGCGCGCCGCGCTGGAGCAGGAAATCGTCCGGCTCGGCCTCGAAGATCGGGCCAGCTTGCCGGGCATCACCGCGCAGCCCGGAGGCTGGGCGAGCGGCGCAGACCTGTTCGTCATGTCATCGCGCTACGAAGGCTGGGGCAACGTCCTGCTCGAAGCGCTCGCCGCCGGCATTCCCTCGATCACGTTCGACTGTCCGTGGGGCCCGCGCGAGATGGTCAAGGACGGCGTCAACGGGCTGCTGGTCCGGGCAGAAGAGGTCCCTGCGCTGGCTGCCGCCCTCTCCAAGATGATGGATGACCCCGCCTTGCGGGAACGCCTGGCGACCGAGGCGCGACGTTCGGCTGAACGCTTCACGCCGGGTCCGATCGTGACCGCGTGGGAACAGACCGCGGAGGCCGCGATTGCGGGCAAGCGCTTACGCCAGAACGAGTCGCAGGACTTAGGCCTGGTGGGCGCGGCAGGGATTGAACCTGCGACCCCACCCGTGTGAAGGGTGTGCTCAGTTGAATCGCGAAATGCTGGAACGCGCTCAGTGAAGCTCAGCGACTTGCTCCACGAGCGCGAGACTTACGCCATGTCCCCCTTCGGACTGCTGACGATGGGCCTCGAATTGCGCAAACATCTCAAATGAGATTTTTCGAGATTCTCAGGTGCCGCGACGATTTGTCCAAAAGCTGGTAGGATCCGCGGGGCTGCTCCCAACTCCTTCACGCGTCTTCCACGCGTTCGTGATGGAAATAACCGCCAGAGCCAATGCGGCCAACAAGGCGGGAAACCCAAACAGTGACATGACAGTCTGCCCGGCTACTCCGGCGGACAAGGCCAGGCCGATCGCTATCGGAGCAACCACGGTTCCCAGCCTGCCCACGCTCTTAGCCCATCCGACCCCCGTCGCGCGCAGAGCATCGGGATAGAATCCGGCCAGGACCACGTTGACACCGCCATAGGCACCCAGACTGCAGAAGCCCGCAGCTCCAAGAAGCACGGTCAGTTCACCCCGCGAAGCGTGGTCCATGGCCTGGCCCGTCGCGAACAGCAGCGCCGCCGCCACGAGAAGAAAGACAAGCAGCACTGCCATCGCCCCGAACCTATCGATCAGCAGGCCGATACCGAGGGCGGCAATGGCACCGCCGAAACCGAAGATCGTAATCGACAAGGCGGCGAAGGACTGGTCGTGGCCGGCTTCGACCAACATGGTCGGCAGCCAGGAGGTCAGGCAGTAGCTGATCGTGAGCATCAGCATGAACAGCAGCCACAACATCAGAGTTCCGACAAGGTACCTGCGACCCATGAGTTGCAAGACAGTCGATGCTCCGGCCGCAGGTTCTGGTGCCGCTCCCTCCAAGTCCGCCCGATCACGCAACCAGAGCCAGACGCCGCCCGACAAAGCCAGCGAAAGCACTCCGACCGTCACCATCGCAATTCTCCATCCGCCCAGGTCGGCAAAGCCTGCCGCCACCGCGCCCGCAACCGCTGCACCGAGGCCGTATCCAGTAAAAAGGGTCAGGATCGATATGCCGCGCCGGTCCGCGGGCGCTTCCTCTGTGACCATCGCGAGACAACTCGGAAGACAGCCGCCGAGAAATACGCCGGTAATCAGCCTGAGGGCAAACAGCATGGCCCCACTGTCCGCGAGCGCACTCGCGCACTGGCCCAGCCCGAATCCAACAACGGCAATCGTCACCGTGAGCCGATGTCCAAGTCGGCCAGCGATGGCTGGAAAGACGACCAGGCCAATGCACTGGCCGATAAGGTTGGCGGAGAAGATCGGACCGAGCTCAGCGTTTCCGAGCAAGAGCGATCGAGCGATCTCGGGCGCTAGCGGACCGAGAATGGTGTGGATCAAGCCATCGAGGAAATAGATCGCGGTGCAGATCGCGATCGTTCGTCGTGGCTGTGAGATGATCATATCCCGAACCGGCAGCGAGCCTCTTCGACTGTGGCGGGCTGGAGGCCAAAGATCGCGGCGATATTAGCTGCAGCCCGGACCATCTCCGCGTTGTCCCCGGCGACGGTTCCATCGGGGAGGTGGATGCCATCTTCGAAGCCGACGCGCACGAGGTCGCAACCCATGGCGAGGCCGAGGGTGACGATGCGAAACATGTCATGGCCGGTCGCCGTGACACCCCAGATGGCTTGCGGAAACATCCGCAGGCCCTCGTCGATGTTGAAAATCACGTTGCGGGCGACCGGCGGCGTCGCGCCGAACCCTCCGCCGTGCAGGAGCCAGACGTTTTTGCGGTGGCGGTCGAACAAGCCCTCGTTGGCGTAGCGCATCAGGCGGTGCAGCGAACTCGCCTCGACAATCTCGTATTCGAGTGCCGACCCCTTGGCGTAAACTGCCTCGATGGTCCGTTTGAGAAGCTCGGGCGAGTTCACGTATGGCGTTTCTTCGGGATAGCCGCCTTCCGGATTGTGGAAGTCGGCCGATCCACCGGCGATGCCGAACAAGTCCTGCTGCGGTTCGATCTCAAGCAGGCCGAGCCGCTCCGTGTCGGTCGGCCAAACGAATTGCCCGGTGGCCGGATCACGTCGTACGCCGATGCCGTTGGTGGTCTGGATCAGAATCGGGGATCGAGCGCGGATCTGGCGGATGATCTCCGCATAGATTTCCGGGTCACCGCTATTCTTGCCGTCGGGGCCGCGCGCGTGAACGTGAACTACTGACGCTCCCGCTTCCCAGCACCTTGCCGCCGCCTCACCGATTTCGTCAGGTTGCTTCGGGACGACCGCGCCGTCTCGGTCCTGCTGCATGCCGCCGTTGAGAGCGACTGTGATCATCACCTTGTTACCGTCCAGCATCTTCTTCCCCGATCTGTCCTGCGAAGGGATGCTAGATGGAGCAGGGAAGGTCTGTCCTATCGCGACAGGACAAGGCACAAGCAGAAGGACAACAGCAGGAGGGTCCCGTGGCGGAAATCTGGCAGGTGACACAGCCGGCGCTGAGTCTGGCCATTGACCCGCTTTACGAGCGGGTTCTGACTTCGCTTGGTGGCGGGGGCTTCGGGGCGACCGTGCGCAGCTGCATCAACGCGCTGACTGGGGGCGTAACGCGCATCTATCTGTTCGAAGCGACTGGTCCCGACGAAGACGCGCTGCATTACGTGCACTGCGAGCCGGAGATCGCCGGGCTGCTGCCGGCGTATGCGCAACACTACAAGAGGCTTGATCCCGTGCGCGCCATCTACGGCAGCGCCGTGCGGCAGGGCGCTATGGCGCTGCAACGCATCCGGCCTGCGGATATTTCCTCCACTGCCTTCCGGCGCCGGTTTTTCGATGACGCCGGCATTGTTGAACGCGTTTCGATTGTCCAGCGCGGCAAGGACGGTTGGCGAGGCATGAACCTCGCGCGGCATGCGAGCGAAGGGGCATTTTCGGATCGCGAGCTGGACAACATTGCCGGATTTGCTCGCCTGACGCTTCCGATGCTGCCCCTCACCATCAAGTCTGCCGTTCCAACAGGGGTGTTATCGGTCGCGCAGGTCGAGGAGCGGTTCGAATTGCGCTACGCGGAACTAACATCCAGAGAGAGGCAGGTCTGCGCGCGTGCTGCCCTTGGAATGAGCGTCGAGGCGACCGCCATCGACCTGGGGATCGCGAAGACATCGGTGGTGACCTTCCGGCAGCGTGCCTATCGCCGGCTGGGCGTCACGAGCCCCTATGAGCTGTTTGGGCTGGTTGCGCATTGATTGAGGTCGAGAGCGGCGCGCCGATCTAGACCGCTTTGTAGATCCTAATGCGAACGGCGGGCCCGGTTGTGCCGGGAGCAAGGTCCAGCGTTCCTATGAACGCGCTCCGATTGAGCCAGTCGTACTTTCCTTTCGGCGCTTCGAACCTCGGTTGGGTTTTGGCCGGAGTCCTCGCTCCCGCTTCTGGCGGGCATAGCGCGCCGACGTTGATGACGTTGATCACCACGCCGTCATTGGTCCGGATCATGTAGTCGGCCTCGATCTCGGTGCACCCGTCCGAGCGCGTCAGTTGCCAGTCCCAGCCACCGGCGATGATCGTCCCTTCGATTCCAGGGCCGGAAAACGTGCCACCGGTGATCGGCACGATATTCCGCTTGCCGAGCGGCGTCTCACCGACCGGGATGGCCTGGCCGAGTGTTACGATTTCCTCGAACGCGAACTCGAGACGCGGTGGCTGCGGCACGTCCTGGGGTAGGGCCGCCGTGGATGCCAGGAGAGCGGACATACCGATCGCCCACGTTCCTGACCGTGCCACATTGATCATGTCGTATTCCCCCAATTCCTCTTGAATGGCCGTAGCTTAGAACTCGGCCGCGAGCTGCACATACCAGCTTCGTGGCCGTGCAAAGATGCGTTCGGCATAGCCGAGTGTCGCCAGCGAGGCGTTCCCCTGGATCAGGTAACGCTCGTCGAACAAGTTGATCACGCCCGCCGTAACGCTCCAGCGGTCGTTGATCCCGAGTTCGACCGAGGCGTTGCCGGTGAAATAGCCGTTCTCTTCGATCTCGGGCACGCTGCCGGTGATGAACGTGACGTGCGAGGTGTAGCTGCCGTCGAAACGGGGTGTCAGCGTGTAGCCTTGGGCCAAGGGAATCTCGTAGCCGATCCCGAAATTGCCCTGGAACGCGGGCGTGAGCGGAAGGTCGTCACCGGGTGCGACCGTCGCGCTGGCGCCGGGCACCGGTGTGATCGAGAGGATGTCGTCGTCGAGCAGGCTCATGCCAGCATCGAGCCGCAGTCCCCCGGTATGGTAGCTCGCCTCCGCTTCGAAGCCGCGGATGCGGGCTTTGCCAGCGTTGAACAGCAACGGCACCACGCCCTGACGGAAGATCAGTTGCATGTCGTCGTAGTTGGCCTGGAACGCCGCAAGATTGAGCCGTGCATCGCCGAAGTCCATCTTGGCGCCGACCTCGTAGCTTTCGACAGATTCCTCGTCGAACGGGACTGGCACGAAGCCCGGCGGCGGGGCGTTATAACGCGTGTTGAACCCGCCAGATTTGAAGCTCGTCGAATACGATGCGTAAGCGTTCAGCCAGTTGGTGAACTCGTAGCGCACGCTGGCCGAGCCCGTCAGGTGTGAGAAGGTGTTCTCAAACGGGCGGTTGTAGATGAACAGAGGTCCGCCCTCGGGAATGGCCAGCGTCGGCAGCGGGTCAGGATCCGGCCGTGTGGCTGGAAACAGGTTCATGACGGTACCCTGGTAGGTCTTTCGATCCTCGGTGTAACGGAGGCCTCCGGTCAGCTCGAGGCCGTCAGTCGGTTCGATTGAGATCTCGCCGAACGCCGCCAGCGAGCGGGTTTCCAAGTCGGACAACTGCAAGTCGCGCGAGCCCGGTCCGCCGGCGAGCAGCGAGGAGATAACCGGCGGCGAGGGCGGAAACGCGAGCGGGACGGTGGCGCGTTCGAAAGTGTCCTCGTCGTAATAGTATGCACCCAGGATGCCGCTGACGATGCCACGGTGATACTGCAACTGCAGTTCCTGGCTGAATTGCTTAGACTTCCCGCCCACATCGGTGGTGATCATCACGAACGGAGTGTTGTCGGCGTCGCGGATGCCGCGCGATTGGGTGGAGCGATAAGCCGTGATGCTCTTGAAGGTCAGGCTATCATCCACGTCATACCGTGCCGTACCCGAGACGCCCCAAATCTCCGACTGGCTGGTCACCGGGGCGGTGCCGCCGTTGACGAAATCTCCCCGTGCCTGGAAGTCATTGGCGCAGCGCGGATCGTCGATCAACGGTACCGAGGGGGCGCCGAAACGCGGATCGCCGGGCGCGATCGGAGCGAAGGGAATTTTGGCTCCGGGGCAGCCAGCTGCGACGCTGACGATTGCGGCAACCGGCGCGTTTTCATTGATCCCTGCGAAGGTGAAAGGAGCGCCGTTCTCGTCGCGGTCGGTGTAATCAGCCCTCAGTGAGAGTTCGAAATTCGACGTCGGCTCCCAGCGGAATGCACCGTTCAGGGTCACCAGGTCTTCGTTGCCGAGGTCGAGACCGTCGAAGGCGCGGATGACGTACCCGTCACGCTTGCGGAAGCCACCGGAAATGCGGGCGGCTGTGGTGTCGGTGATCGGAAGGTTGAACGCAGCAAATCCTTCTAGCAGACCATCGTCGCCACCCCTGACGCGTCCCCGACCGGAGAACTCGCCGAACTTGGGCTCGCGGGTGCGGACCAGAATGGCGCCGCCGATCGTATTGCGCCCGAACAGCGTGCCCTGAGGTCCGCGCAGCACCTCGACGCTGGCAATGTCGCCGAACTCGATCGTGCTGCCCACTGCGCGGCCGACGTAGACCTCGTCGATATAGACGCCGACCCCGGGATCGACGGCAGCCGTGGGATCAAGCTGGCCGATGCCACGGATGAAGGCCACCGACGCGGAGCTGTTGCCCGAGAGTTGCCCGGCCGGCTTGAATTGCAGGCTAGGCGTGATGCGCTCGAGGTCCTGGGTCTGGTGGATTTGCCGTTCCTGGAGGGTTTCGGCGCTGAACGCCGAGATGGCGATCGGCGTTTCCTGGAGCGACTCCTCCCGCCTTCGGGCGGTGACCATGATGGTGTTGCCCTGATCGGTCGATGCCTCGGACGCGGCAGCCGGTTGCTCTTCAGCTCCCTCTTGCGCGACCGCGGGCGAACCGACCCCCACCCAAAGCGCGCTCGCCAGTATCGTGCCGCTCACCAGCAACCTGCGATGACGCGCGCCGTGAGTCCTGTCGAACCTCATCACCAATCTCCCCCGAGTTCAGCTTTAATGTTTATTGGCGGCATCTGTTATCGACGATAACCATCATAGGCAATAACAGTTTGACTTGTGCGTTTGATCGGCAACGGGCATGTTCAACTTGAATGAGCGGCCTCACTGACCTCCCTGACAGCCTGACAGGTGTGCGCCATCGCGCCCCGACACTCCTCGGTTCCGAGGTTGATTATGGATTGCTGCCCGAGCTGACTGGCTTTTCGGTCAAGCTGGTTTGGATCCTCGGCCATAGCCTTCTGGCCCGCGAATTCGGTGAGACCGGCATCACGCCGCACCGCTATTCCATCCTTGAGGTAATCGGTCGCAATCCCGGCTTGCAGCAGACTCAGTTGGCTGCCGCGCTGGCGCTTACCCGTCCGGCGACGACTCTGGCGGTTGACTTCTGGGAAGAGCGGGGTTGCGTTGAACGGCGCAAGATTGTCGGCGATCGCCGCTCTTTCGGCGTCTACCCGACTGCGCATGGGGAGCAGGAACTGGATCGCCTCAGGGGGCTGGTTCGCAAGGCGGACGCTGCGCTTACCGCTGGTTTGAACGATGCCGAGACCCGGGAACTGGATCGGTTACTGAAGAAGATTCATCGCTAGCAACTGCCGCGCGGCGGTCGGGTCGACAACCGCTTTAGAACGATAAGGGGGAGCGGAATGGGAGGAACACTGGCGACGCGCCGCATTCGGACTGGGCTGCTTGGCTTGATGGCGGTCGCTCTCGCGAGCGGAACCAATGCACAACAGCCGCAGCAGACGGACGGCGAAGCGTTCAGAAGGACGCAGGAGGAATTCAACAAGGTTCCGAACACACCCGGCGACGGGCCCTATCCTGCGATCATCGAAACCGACCCCGCCTTTCCGCGCCACGTAATCTATCGACCTGCAGACCTGTCCCCTTTCGAGGGAGGCAAGCTACCGATCTTGGTCTGGGGCAATGGCGCTTGCGTGGACGACGGAACGGCACACCGGATGCACCTCGCGGAGATCGCCTCATACGGGTATCTGGTGATTGCTGCCGGAGGATGGCGCAGCGGACCCGGAGCCACCGAGCCGCGCGCTCCGCAGCCGGCTGCGAGGACGAGCGGTTTGCCTCCGGCGGCGACGAGTGCCGAAGACGTACGGGTTGGTATCGACTGGGCCATCGCTGAAAATACCCGGGACGGCAGCAAGCTGCGCGGCAAGGTGGCAACAGGTGCCGTCGCCGCAGCGGGGCATTCCTGCGGCGGCTTGCAGGCGATCGAGATCGCCTCTGACCCGCGGATCAGAACCGTGCTTGTGCACAACAGCGGGGTCTTCAATGACGGGGCCAGCCCGATCCCAGGGATCAAGGCGAGCAAGGACATGCTCGACCGGATCCACTCACCGGTGATCTACATTCTCGGAGGCCCAACCGACATCGCCTATCCCAACGGGACCGACGACTTTGCTCGTCTCAAGTCCGTTCCGGCGGTCCTGGCCAATCTCCCGGTCGGTCATGGGGGTACCTTTTCTGAACCGATGGGCGGGGCCGTGGCACACGTCGCGGTCGATTGGCTCGAGTGGCAACTCAAGGGCGACAAGAGCGCCGCACGTACCTTCGTGGGCGAGAACTGCCGGCTGTGCACGGGCACGGACTGGTCGATCGAGCGGAAGGGCCTGTAAGTGGAGAAGGGGGAAGTAGACGTGCGGACGTCCAATTCAATCGGCAGGATCTTGCGAGGTACCATCGCGATCGCGGCGGCGACCGTACTTGCGTTCGGACTGCCCGCGGGGGGACAGGCGCCAGTCGCATCCCAAGCCGAAGGACCACCGCGGTTTCCCATGCGGATGGACCCTGATCCGCGCGTGCAGCAGCGGACGTACCATTTCGCCGATACCAACGAAGATCTCCCCTATACCGTATTCGTCTCTTCGAAGGTCAAACCCGGCGTACCCGCGCCGCTTATCGTTGCCCTGCACGGCTACGGCGGTGATTCCAATTTCATCGTGCGCGGCCGGCTGGTCGATCTGGCCGAGGAGAACGGATACATCGTCGTCGGACCGATGGGCTACAACACGATGGGCTGGTACGGTTCGCCGGTTATTGTCATCGGCAAGGGACCGGTCGAGCCGCCGAACCTCACCGAGCTATCGGAGAAGGACGTCATGAACGTCCTCGACTTGGCTCGCCGTGAATTCAACGTCGATGCGAACCGGACATACCTGATGGGCCATTCGATGGGTGGTGCGGGCACGCTCTTCCTCGGCCAGAAGCATGCGAGCGAATGGGCCGCGATAGCGGCGATCGCTCCTGCGGCATTCATGATGCAACCGAACCAGAAGGCCATCCTCGCGCCGATCAAGGCAGCCGGACTGCCGCTCATGATCACCCAAGGCGACAAGGATCCTGTCGTGCCGGCGACCAATACGCGGACCTGGGCCGCCGCC
Above is a genomic segment from Altererythrobacter sp. Root672 containing:
- the surE gene encoding 5'/3'-nucleotidase SurE, coding for MRILLTNDDGINAPGFEVLEAIARKLSDDVWVCAPTEENSGAGHSLTLHLPVRLREHGKQRYSVTGTPTDSVNLALRKLFPDRPPDLVISGVNNGENLADDVTYSGTISAAMEAALAGIPAVALSQAMRDAGHGFAAAEAWAEKVLAPLLDLQMAKRTVINVNFPARAAADVKGIRVVRQGFHDYARGLLLEGTDPRGRPYYWFGLEDIEHTLDHGTDLEAVAEGYVSVTPLHVDLTHHASLGSLAESYAA
- the serS gene encoding serine--tRNA ligase; its protein translation is MHDLRAIRENPQAFDAGLARRGTEPVAARILELDERRRSVTTRVQESQARRNEASKAIGAAMGKGDTATAEALKAEVAQLKDTLPALEEEDRALGVELDAVLAALPNIPAEEVPEGDDETANLEVARWGEQRTFAFEPKEHADLGPILGLDFETATAMSGARFAFLRGQMARLHRALAQFMLDFHTAQRGYVECVPPLLVRDETVYGTGQLPKFADDLFRTTDGRWLIPTAEVSLTNSVREQILDDLSQPIRLTALTPCFRSEAGAAGKDTRGFIRQHQFEKVELVTICRPEDWQAEHGHMVESAEAILETLGLPYRKMLLCAGDMGAGAKKTFDLEVWLPGQNAYREISSISWCGDYQARRMNARYRPEGQKGTAFVHTLNGSGLAVGRTLVAVLENYQQEDGSVSVPAALTAYMGGIDKLVPAA
- a CDS encoding glycosyltransferase family 4 protein; translation: MVKRGWRVTVLAFDEPASRSYYEYDPAVEIVSLGYAPARRPAIERTLRTVTRIHVLRRALERLHPDVVLSFLTRTNVVALLATIGMDIPVVVSERNNPEVQNFGRIWSVLRSKLYPSAFGLVTMTADAMDFFPEKMRRRGWVIPNPVMPPAVQVPAQPSATKTVVAVGRLVQQKGFDLLLRAFARIAASHPDWNLVIWGEGEERAALEQEIVRLGLEDRASLPGITAQPGGWASGADLFVMSSRYEGWGNVLLEALAAGIPSITFDCPWGPREMVKDGVNGLLVRAEEVPALAAALSKMMDDPALRERLATEARRSAERFTPGPIVTAWEQTAEAAIAGKRLRQNESQDLGLVGAAGIEPATPPV
- a CDS encoding MFS transporter, yielding MIISQPRRTIAICTAIYFLDGLIHTILGPLAPEIARSLLLGNAELGPIFSANLIGQCIGLVVFPAIAGRLGHRLTVTIAVVGFGLGQCASALADSGAMLFALRLITGVFLGGCLPSCLAMVTEEAPADRRGISILTLFTGYGLGAAVAGAVAAGFADLGGWRIAMVTVGVLSLALSGGVWLWLRDRADLEGAAPEPAAGASTVLQLMGRRYLVGTLMLWLLFMLMLTISYCLTSWLPTMLVEAGHDQSFAALSITIFGFGGAIAALGIGLLIDRFGAMAVLLVFLLVAAALLFATGQAMDHASRGELTVLLGAAGFCSLGAYGGVNVVLAGFYPDALRATGVGWAKSVGRLGTVVAPIAIGLALSAGVAGQTVMSLFGFPALLAALALAVISITNAWKTREGVGSSPADPTSFWTNRRGT
- a CDS encoding 3-keto-5-aminohexanoate cleavage protein, whose product is MLDGNKVMITVALNGGMQQDRDGAVVPKQPDEIGEAAARCWEAGASVVHVHARGPDGKNSGDPEIYAEIIRQIRARSPILIQTTNGIGVRRDPATGQFVWPTDTERLGLLEIEPQQDLFGIAGGSADFHNPEGGYPEETPYVNSPELLKRTIEAVYAKGSALEYEIVEASSLHRLMRYANEGLFDRHRKNVWLLHGGGFGATPPVARNVIFNIDEGLRMFPQAIWGVTATGHDMFRIVTLGLAMGCDLVRVGFEDGIHLPDGTVAGDNAEMVRAAANIAAIFGLQPATVEEARCRFGI
- a CDS encoding helix-turn-helix transcriptional regulator; the protein is MAEIWQVTQPALSLAIDPLYERVLTSLGGGGFGATVRSCINALTGGVTRIYLFEATGPDEDALHYVHCEPEIAGLLPAYAQHYKRLDPVRAIYGSAVRQGAMALQRIRPADISSTAFRRRFFDDAGIVERVSIVQRGKDGWRGMNLARHASEGAFSDRELDNIAGFARLTLPMLPLTIKSAVPTGVLSVAQVEERFELRYAELTSRERQVCARAALGMSVEATAIDLGIAKTSVVTFRQRAYRRLGVTSPYELFGLVAH
- a CDS encoding DUF3237 domain-containing protein; the encoded protein is MINVARSGTWAIGMSALLASTAALPQDVPQPPRLEFAFEEIVTLGQAIPVGETPLGKRNIVPITGGTFSGPGIEGTIIAGGWDWQLTRSDGCTEIEADYMIRTNDGVVINVINVGALCPPEAGARTPAKTQPRFEAPKGKYDWLNRSAFIGTLDLAPGTTGPAVRIRIYKAV
- a CDS encoding TonB-dependent receptor; protein product: MRFDRTHGARHRRLLVSGTILASALWVGVGSPAVAQEGAEEQPAAASEASTDQGNTIMVTARRREESLQETPIAISAFSAETLQERQIHQTQDLERITPSLQFKPAGQLSGNSSASVAFIRGIGQLDPTAAVDPGVGVYIDEVYVGRAVGSTIEFGDIASVEVLRGPQGTLFGRNTIGGAILVRTREPKFGEFSGRGRVRGGDDGLLEGFAAFNLPITDTTAARISGGFRKRDGYVIRAFDGLDLGNEDLVTLNGAFRWEPTSNFELSLRADYTDRDENGAPFTFAGINENAPVAAIVSVAAGCPGAKIPFAPIAPGDPRFGAPSVPLIDDPRCANDFQARGDFVNGGTAPVTSQSEIWGVSGTARYDVDDSLTFKSITAYRSTQSRGIRDADNTPFVMITTDVGGKSKQFSQELQLQYHRGIVSGILGAYYYDEDTFERATVPLAFPPSPPVISSLLAGGPGSRDLQLSDLETRSLAAFGEISIEPTDGLELTGGLRYTEDRKTYQGTVMNLFPATRPDPDPLPTLAIPEGGPLFIYNRPFENTFSHLTGSASVRYEFTNWLNAYASYSTSFKSGGFNTRYNAPPPGFVPVPFDEESVESYEVGAKMDFGDARLNLAAFQANYDDMQLIFRQGVVPLLFNAGKARIRGFEAEASYHTGGLRLDAGMSLLDDDILSITPVPGASATVAPGDDLPLTPAFQGNFGIGYEIPLAQGYTLTPRFDGSYTSHVTFITGSVPEIEENGYFTGNASVELGINDRWSVTAGVINLFDERYLIQGNASLATLGYAERIFARPRSWYVQLAAEF
- a CDS encoding MarR family winged helix-turn-helix transcriptional regulator, whose amino-acid sequence is MSGLTDLPDSLTGVRHRAPTLLGSEVDYGLLPELTGFSVKLVWILGHSLLAREFGETGITPHRYSILEVIGRNPGLQQTQLAAALALTRPATTLAVDFWEERGCVERRKIVGDRRSFGVYPTAHGEQELDRLRGLVRKADAALTAGLNDAETRELDRLLKKIHR